GAAAGCCAAAGCTTGCGTGATGCGATATGTGGTCAATGACGGCACCAGGCGCCGGCTCGGATTGCGCTGTCAGCGGATCGGGTAATGCCACATCAAGGTTGTCGCCTGCCGTGCCGCTCACGATCGTGGCGGTCTGGCCGGTCTTGAAGCTGATCGCCTGAAAGTTATGCACATGCCCATGCAGCGCCAAGTTCACGCCAGGTGGGTAGTACGCTTGCGCATACAGGCTGCTCATCACCGAGGTCAGCGCGGGGCTGGCTTGTGCAGGCTTGGCACCGGCAATCGGCGCAAATGCCAGAATCGGATGGTGATTGGTGAAGATGTTGTTCGCCAGACCCGATTTTGCAGCGATGTCGGCCACTTGGCGGAACTGCTTCTGGTAGATCGCAAACTGGGTGTCTTCCGGTTTGAGGGCCACTTTGGGGTTCTTGGCCGAATCGAACACGATCACCTGAGTGTCGGCACCGAGCTTGACTGCGTACGGATCGCTGTAATTTGCGGTCACATCGTTCATGGCCAGATCGCAGGAACGATTGGCACTGAAAGGCTGCGGATCGAGAAAGCGGAACCAACCCTGACCAGCCCGCGCGCACTCCTCATGATTGCCGCGCACCATCACCCAAGGCGCTGCCGCAAGCAGCTTGGCGGCGGGTTTGAACAGATCGGCCCGCCATGTATCCCAGCCATAACCCCACGGGCTGCCCTTGCAGCCCGCGATGTCGGACGGGCAAGCGTTCTCGCGGTAGTGATAGTCGCCCACATGCAGCACCAGATCCGGCTTGAGCGCCGCCGCCGCATTGGCTACTTTTTCAAACGGCCATGCCGTGGTGTCACCGCAGGACTGCCAAGCGTTGTCCGCCTTTTTCATGCGACAGCCGCTGTCGCCGAACACGATGATGCGCTGCGGGTCCGTCTTGGGCAACGGCAAGGTCACGCCTGCAACGTTCACTGATTTGGCACTTGCAGGAATCGTCTGTTCGCACACAGTGACTGGAAAGACGGATGGCTTGGAATCCGCCGGATCACTGGCCGTAGGCCGCAAAGCGGCAGTGGCAGGTGCCGAGCGCAGAGTCATGCGCCCAGAACCACCGTCCACGGAAATGATGGGGCACGCTGCCTGAGCACCATCGATCGCGGGCGGAGCATAGTTGGTGATGACGCGAGCCAACGTTTCGTTTTTGGTACCGACCATGACAAAGGCCGACTGGATGTACTGCGGGCGACTCGCCTCATCCACATCCGAGCCACCGCAGCCGTGCAAAAGACCCAATGCGATCAAGGATGCAGTCAATGCGCCGCTCGCAAGCGGACGGGAGTCATGTTGTATGTTCATTGTTTCTCCGTGGGGGCCCTCGTCGAGGGGCTTACGGAGCGTATGAACTCATGGTGACAGGGCAGTGACGACGTCATTCGACGCCACACCTCTTTTTTGTATCTTTATGCAGCCACCTCGATCATCATTTCGCCATTGAAAAAGCCCACGGCACACGCCGTGGGCTTTCTTTTCTCCCTGGAACCTCACTTGCCGGATCAACCGCAACGCCACGCCCTTGCGGGCCACCCTAGCGGTGTTGCGGTCGATTCAGGAGTGATCGATCAGTGGAACTGCTCTTCTTCGGTCGAGCCAGTCAGGGCCTTCACGCTGGAAGAACCGCCCTGAATCACGGTGGTCACGTCGTCGAAGTAACCTGCGCCCACTTCTTGCTGGTGCGACACGAAGGTGTAGCCCAGATCGCGTGCTGCGAATTCTGGCTCTTGCACCATTTCAACGTAGTGCTTCATGCCTTCGCCGCGAGCGTAAGCGTGGGCGAACTTGAAGGTGTTGTACCAGTTGCTGTGGATACCGGCCAGCGTGATGAACTGGAACTTGTAGCCCAGAGCGGACAGGTCTTCCTGGAACGAAGCGATCTGGCTGTCGTTGAGGTTCTTCTTCCAGTTGAACGATGGCGAGCAGTTGTACGACAGCAGCTTGCCTGGGCATGCTGCGTGAACAGCTTGCGCGAACTCACGAGCGAAGCCGATGTCTGGCACGCCGGTTTCGCACCACACCAGATCAGCGTAAGGAGCGTAAGCCACGCCACGGCTGATGGCTTGTTCCAGACCGTTCTTGACGCGGTAGAAACCTTCTTGTGTGCGCTCGCCAGTCAGGAAAGGCTTGTCGTTGGCATCGTGGTCGCTGGTGATCAGGTTGGCAGCTTCTGCGTCGGTACGTGCCAGCACGATGGTGGGCACGCCCATCACGTCAGCAGCGAAACGTGCTGCATTCAGCTTTTCGCAAGCTTCTTGCGTAGGCACCAGCACCTTGCCACCCATGTGACCGCACTTCTTCACGGCAGCCAGTTGGTCTTCGAAGTGAACGCCAGCAGCACCTGCGGCGATCATGTTCTTCATCAGTTCGAAGGCGTTCAGCACGCCGCCGAAACCGGCTTCAGCGTCAGCCACGATAGGCAGGAAGTAGTCGATGAATTCCTTGTCGCCCGGGTTGATGCCACGGCCCCACTGGATTTCGTCAGCGCGCTTGAAGGTGTTGTTGATGCGGCGAACCATGGTGGGTACCGAGTCGTAGGCATACAGCGACTGGTCGGGGTACATGGTTTCGCTGGTGTTGCCGTCGGCAGCCACTTGCCAGCCCGACAGGTACACGGCTTCGAGGCCAGCCTTGG
This genomic stretch from Diaphorobacter sp. HDW4B harbors:
- the aceA gene encoding isocitrate lyase, with the protein product MSKLTNQLSREQQIAALEKDWAQNPRWKGVKRNYSAADVVRLRGSLQPENTLAQRGAEVLWDKINGSSKKGYVNAFGAISAGQAMQQAKAGLEAVYLSGWQVAADGNTSETMYPDQSLYAYDSVPTMVRRINNTFKRADEIQWGRGINPGDKEFIDYFLPIVADAEAGFGGVLNAFELMKNMIAAGAAGVHFEDQLAAVKKCGHMGGKVLVPTQEACEKLNAARFAADVMGVPTIVLARTDAEAANLITSDHDANDKPFLTGERTQEGFYRVKNGLEQAISRGVAYAPYADLVWCETGVPDIGFAREFAQAVHAACPGKLLSYNCSPSFNWKKNLNDSQIASFQEDLSALGYKFQFITLAGIHSNWYNTFKFAHAYARGEGMKHYVEMVQEPEFAARDLGYTFVSHQQEVGAGYFDDVTTVIQGGSSSVKALTGSTEEEQFH
- a CDS encoding metallophosphoesterase gives rise to the protein MNIQHDSRPLASGALTASLIALGLLHGCGGSDVDEASRPQYIQSAFVMVGTKNETLARVITNYAPPAIDGAQAACPIISVDGGSGRMTLRSAPATAALRPTASDPADSKPSVFPVTVCEQTIPASAKSVNVAGVTLPLPKTDPQRIIVFGDSGCRMKKADNAWQSCGDTTAWPFEKVANAAAALKPDLVLHVGDYHYRENACPSDIAGCKGSPWGYGWDTWRADLFKPAAKLLAAAPWVMVRGNHEECARAGQGWFRFLDPQPFSANRSCDLAMNDVTANYSDPYAVKLGADTQVIVFDSAKNPKVALKPEDTQFAIYQKQFRQVADIAAKSGLANNIFTNHHPILAFAPIAGAKPAQASPALTSVMSSLYAQAYYPPGVNLALHGHVHNFQAISFKTGQTATIVSGTAGDNLDVALPDPLTAQSEPAPGAVIDHISHHASFGFLLMERRAKPSTGWSFKAYSADGKLLATCLQQGYALSCDKSGFITP